The Elusimicrobiota bacterium genome includes a region encoding these proteins:
- the rplP gene encoding 50S ribosomal protein L16 translates to MLMPSRVKYRKQHRGRLAGTAHKGATLAFGEFGLQALGNKWITARQIEAARVALSRYTKKGGKMWVRIFPDKPISQKPAETRMGKGKGDPAFWVAVVKRGRILFEMEGITPAEAKQAMKVASDKLPIKCQYIERTGV, encoded by the coding sequence ATGTTGATGCCATCACGTGTCAAATATAGAAAACAGCACCGCGGGCGTCTTGCGGGCACAGCCCACAAAGGGGCGACTTTGGCTTTTGGAGAGTTTGGTCTTCAGGCTCTCGGTAATAAATGGATTACAGCTCGGCAGATTGAAGCAGCACGTGTGGCTTTATCACGCTACACCAAGAAGGGCGGAAAGATGTGGGTTCGCATTTTTCCCGATAAACCCATTTCTCAAAAACCCGCTGAAACACGAATGGGAAAAGGAAAAGGAGATCCTGCCTTTTGGGTGGCCGTGGTGAAAAGAGGACGTATTTTATTTGAGATGGAAGGGATAACGCCCGCAGAAGCGAAACAAGCCATGAAAGTGGCTTCGGATAAGTTGCCCATCAAGTGTCAATATATTGAGCGCACTGGCGTCTAA
- the rpmC gene encoding 50S ribosomal protein L29 — protein MAKEKKIDYKQASEGELQQRLQKSQEELFKLRFRAASAPLKNTMSIRKVRREVARVHTYMSQRRNNP, from the coding sequence ATGGCAAAAGAAAAAAAAATTGATTACAAACAAGCAAGCGAAGGAGAGCTTCAGCAACGACTTCAGAAATCTCAGGAAGAGCTGTTTAAACTACGATTTCGCGCCGCGTCTGCTCCATTGAAAAATACCATGTCGATTCGCAAAGTCAGACGTGAAGTGGCTCGCGTTCATACTTATATGAGTCAAAGGAGAAACAACCCATGA
- the rpsQ gene encoding 30S ribosomal protein S17, with product MTVETRSNRKVLEGWVVSDKMDKTRVVEVRWSKRDPQYEKIRNLTTKVYAHDEKNESHSGDRVRVAETRPMSSKKRWRITDILNKATVKLQ from the coding sequence ATGACAGTTGAAACACGTTCGAACCGCAAGGTTTTAGAAGGTTGGGTTGTCTCTGATAAGATGGATAAGACCCGTGTCGTTGAAGTTCGCTGGTCCAAACGGGATCCACAATATGAAAAAATCCGAAACCTCACAACCAAAGTTTATGCTCATGATGAGAAAAACGAATCTCATTCTGGTGATCGGGTGCGAGTTGCTGAAACTCGTCCAATGTCATCAAAAAAACGTTGGCGTATCACGGATATTCTTAACAAGGCTACGGTGAAACTCCAATGA